The following are encoded in a window of Methanobacteriales archaeon HGW-Methanobacteriales-1 genomic DNA:
- a CDS encoding dimethylmenaquinone methyltransferase, with the protein MSVKNNKTHKNSKISPNSLLRKFSSKKTKIKLENSEPNISKMESQVDESEFPSFKSFLDAVKKASDSVNLDKNLDFISTPQISDALQKINGSNGVIPYVKSVNGKKTFGRVLTVQTNELDWGTSVKAIDQAKVGEILFINVEGHKAAIWGELTSKAAQKKGISGTIINGACRDFDAIKNMDYPVFSKTIVPNAGKPLLNGKINTDLCFDGIKVNPGDYILGDECGVVVIPQKIFEEAIKSLWEIKNSEKRIITLINDGKSLLEILKLN; encoded by the coding sequence ATGTCAGTAAAAAATAATAAAACCCATAAAAATTCAAAAATCTCTCCTAATTCTTTACTGAGGAAGTTTTCTTCTAAAAAAACAAAAATAAAACTCGAAAATTCAGAACCAAATATTTCTAAAATGGAATCTCAAGTAGATGAATCTGAATTTCCAAGTTTTAAAAGTTTCCTGGATGCAGTAAAGAAGGCCAGTGATTCAGTAAATCTAGATAAAAATCTGGATTTTATTTCCACTCCTCAAATTTCAGATGCTTTACAAAAAATTAATGGATCTAATGGTGTTATACCTTATGTGAAATCGGTTAATGGTAAAAAAACGTTTGGAAGAGTTTTAACTGTGCAAACTAATGAACTCGATTGGGGAACTTCAGTTAAAGCAATTGATCAAGCTAAAGTTGGTGAAATCCTTTTTATTAATGTTGAAGGCCATAAAGCTGCAATTTGGGGCGAATTAACCTCTAAAGCAGCACAAAAAAAAGGAATTTCAGGTACAATAATTAATGGGGCTTGCAGGGACTTTGATGCCATAAAAAATATGGATTATCCTGTTTTCTCCAAGACAATTGTGCCCAATGCGGGAAAACCTCTTTTAAACGGAAAAATAAATACTGATCTATGCTTTGATGGAATTAAAGTTAATCCTGGAGATTACATCTTGGGTGATGAATGTGGTGTTGTTGTAATTCCTCAAAAGATTTTTGAGGAGGCAATAAAATCGTTATGGGAAATTAAAAATTCGGAAAAAAGGATAATTACTCTAATAAATGATGGAAAATCACTATTAGAAATTTTAAAATTAAATTAA